The window AAATTTCCGATGGGACGAATCGGTCAACCCGAGGATGTGGCGCGCTTGGTGGCGTTTTTGGCGAGTGATGATGCGCAGTGGATCACGGGACAGATGATTCACTCGGACGGTGGATTTTGGAACTGACCCAATGTGCGACAAATTTCACCTTTCATGATGGGTTTCCGATCGGATGTGGATCTTCAGTTACCGAGAAATACATAAATCCATTCTTGTGAACACACGCTATCGATGCAGAGTGATCATGTATAAGGGTGGTTAAACAGAATGGCGAAACCGGATGACCGTTCAGACAATGTAGAAAAAATTCAACACGCAATCTCGAACACGGTTGAAAACTTCAGGGAGGCTGAAGATTTTGTTCAAGCGCATCGCGATGAGAT of the Ferroacidibacillus organovorans genome contains:
- the tlp gene encoding small acid-soluble spore protein Tlp, with product MAKPDDRSDNVEKIQHAISNTVENFREAEDFVQAHRDEMSAKDLADIDAKNHRRQEAIEGFRSEMKDEARSQRT